The following proteins are encoded in a genomic region of Oscillospiraceae bacterium:
- a CDS encoding PadR family transcriptional regulator: MYEGIVEENLQYEAILVDKTQDTTSNRSGTSASIKDLLKKATTEMLVLFVLRFKPMYTYEMMNLIEQISGGVLTFNTLYQAVYRLQKFHYIFEANKTISEDNRLRVYFSITAEGRVYFEQLVAEYRTVTDVIDNILARETLDLANLEGEDRK, from the coding sequence ATGTACGAGGGCATAGTGGAAGAAAATTTACAATACGAGGCGATTCTTGTGGACAAGACGCAAGACACCACCTCCAACAGGAGTGGAACGTCCGCCAGTATCAAGGACTTGCTCAAAAAAGCAACGACAGAGATGCTGGTGTTGTTTGTGTTGCGTTTTAAGCCCATGTACACGTATGAGATGATGAACCTGATTGAACAAATCAGCGGCGGTGTTCTTACCTTCAACACCCTCTACCAAGCTGTGTACAGATTACAAAAATTTCATTATATCTTTGAAGCAAACAAGACCATCTCTGAGGACAACAGATTGCGTGTGTACTTTTCCATCACAGCGGAAGGCAGAGTATACTTTGAACAATTGGTCGCAGAATATAGAACTGTGACGGATGTGATCGACAACATTCTCGCACGGGAAACTCTGGATTTGGCAAATTTGGAGGGAGAAGATCGAAAATGA